The Xyrauchen texanus isolate HMW12.3.18 chromosome 17, RBS_HiC_50CHRs, whole genome shotgun sequence DNA window GACTTTATCAGAGCAGGTTTTACGGCGTATATCCTGAGTCTAAATCTCTTTTGCAGTGTTAAAGGGTCAGTGGTTGTATAAAGTTATGCTAGGCTGTATTGATTTATGTGCCTTCTGAGGTATGAACTAAAGCTTAAAGTTAAAGTCAGGGGTTTTGTGTGTTTTAAGTCTTGAAGATTATTATAGAGTATCATTATATACTTGGTTTAACAAATCGCTTATTTACAGCCTGGACCTGCAGCTAGTGTGACAAATGTTGGTGCCTCCAGCCGTTCCCCAAGTAAGACAGTGGCCCCTCGTGCTGCTGGCACCTCAGCCAGACAGAGGTAAGCAACTAAGTCTAACAAACTCATACAGGCCTTAAAAACCCCATTCAACACACCATGCTTTATGGCTGTTaaaaattgttcacccaaaaattgtaattctctaataatttattcaccctcataccgtcccagatgtgtatgactttctttcttctgcagagtaCGTtggagatttttaaaagaatatctccgctctgtatgtccacacaatgcaactgaatagtggccaaaactttgaagcttaaataagtacattaaggcagcataaaggtaatgggtataaaacagtaaaatgatggtgtgggtgagagacagatcagtatttgttctttttgtttactataaatctccacctttgactagcccagaccattaggtggcaatatgcactaaGAATGCAAATTGGCAAAAAGCATAagaagatttattgtaaaaaaaaaaaaaaaaaatattggtctgtttcttacccacacctattatatcacttctgcagagatggattaaagcactggagtcttatggatggcctttatgtgctttttggtgcttcaaagtactgGTCTcctttaacttgcattgtatggacctacagagctgagatattttctaaaaatctttgttttctgcagaacaaagtcacacatctgggatgagtgtgagtaaatgggtgaattattcttttgaCCTCAGCACACATCATTCAACTAATTTCCCACTGGACCTTCACTTTTCTCATTCTGCTCAAATCCTTGCTGAATCCAGAGGACTGAAAAGCTTTCCGTTCATGGTAGCtgatttctttgtgtttttctctctgtttACTGTGATTTGATCAGCAAAGCTGATTGGAATTGTTTATCTGGACTTCACTGCAAGTCACAGTTGACAAAATTTACTTGCAATGTTTTGTTATGCAGATTTGACATGATCAGGTATGGTAAAATGTGATTGTTCACAGAACTGATAGTCTGGCCCTAATCAGTTGGTTGATATTTtatccatttcaaatgcttgAGGATACCTGTGACATTTGTCTTTTGTGAAGGTCTAGTTTTGTGTctattcatttttgtttatttttcttttcctcaGGAAAGCCCCCAGCAGTGGTGCACGCAGTGGAGCCAGATCCACAGCAACAGCTGGCACAGGAGGGATGTGGCGCTTTTACACTGAAGACTCACCAGGACTTAAAGTGTGAGTATATACACCCTGGATAGAATGACCAGGAATATACATTCAGTAAAGCATTTATATGTAAATCTTAGTCAAATAAGAATACATTTGAAATTGACgtgtatttatttagcagaagAGTTCTTACCAACTTATGTTACAAATAATGCATGCTGTTGCTGTAGCAGCAGTTCgtaccaaaagaaaaaataaaacgtttttgtttgtcatcttggacttatagtgaaacctagtggtgtggatgcagcatcattcaaaatcaatagttttaagttacagatgtcattgtacaaattcactattcacattcatttaTGATTAATTTCATCCAAGAGTGAACGTGTCCAATAAAAAGCTGGTTCATGAGATTTAGTATT harbors:
- the LOC127658006 gene encoding protein transport protein Sec61 subunit beta-like, whose product is MPGPAASVTNVGASSRSPSKTVAPRAAGTSARQRKAPSSGARSGARSTATAGTGGMWRFYTEDSPGLKVGPVPVLVMSLLFIASVFMLHIWGKYTRS